One part of the Pirellulales bacterium genome encodes these proteins:
- a CDS encoding glycosyltransferase family 39 protein, producing the protein MPQKSPTSQIAPSAHRARKWLSIAALVLLTVLLRVPGIQRPLVGHYATKSAMYAMMARNWALGRAPFWLPTTDCLAGGERGWHLLEIPLAAYLAGAGWAVCGGPLDLWGRSVSIVFSAGAAVLLYLLVRRWHSDRAASVAALVFTFSPASIIFGQSFMLEPSVVFLMLATLWCMENWLEGVPERHGARSLIGFADQHGQCIERRVGPASLRAPAHRWRRRLRWAGARKLAGPTLHRLAPTCCCPRRATWFALATMSLAMLLCSKIYMIVILLPLAAKAGRKCTDLPAALRRRWSFACLAMLAIGILPAVAWCLLVLWLASSDHALSSRVFDSLRHSGAVHHVPSAMLASPDFYWRLLGNLWGVGLTPVGAALAGLGLCSRSSRRHLSWLAAMALLVALLPGKFFELHYYTLILVPALSVLAGIGWEELAGWISGRVARGTSHKAFVASACMLAGIACSLRLAIGPAFVTPREDRAVTVAAAAVRELSAEGEPVATLHGAGPDLLYYCNRPGWALSANDRRLEQTVDRCRRQGARWLVVADLAPIEANPALKAVLGTLPMVRNGDDYRVYRLAASPQRLAQQRP; encoded by the coding sequence ATGCCGCAGAAATCCCCGACAAGCCAGATTGCGCCCTCGGCCCACCGCGCGCGGAAGTGGCTCAGCATTGCCGCACTGGTCTTATTGACCGTTTTGCTGCGAGTTCCGGGCATCCAGCGGCCTCTGGTGGGGCATTATGCCACCAAGAGCGCGATGTACGCCATGATGGCGCGCAATTGGGCCTTGGGCCGCGCCCCGTTCTGGCTGCCGACGACCGATTGCCTGGCCGGCGGCGAGCGAGGGTGGCACCTGCTGGAAATTCCGCTGGCAGCATACTTGGCCGGGGCGGGATGGGCGGTCTGCGGCGGCCCACTCGATCTATGGGGCCGGTCGGTCTCGATCGTATTCAGCGCCGGGGCAGCAGTGCTGTTGTATCTGTTGGTGCGTCGCTGGCACTCGGACCGGGCCGCCTCGGTCGCGGCGCTCGTGTTCACCTTTTCGCCGGCGTCGATCATCTTCGGCCAAAGCTTTATGCTGGAACCGTCGGTCGTGTTCCTCATGCTGGCCACGTTGTGGTGTATGGAGAACTGGCTGGAGGGCGTGCCGGAACGCCACGGAGCGCGTTCCCTAATCGGTTTTGCCGATCAACACGGGCAATGCATTGAGCGTAGGGTGGGACCAGCGAGCTTGCGAGCGCCGGCCCACCGATGGCGACGTCGATTACGGTGGGCCGGCGCTCGCAAGCTCGCTGGTCCCACCCTACATCGACTCGCGCCGACGTGTTGCTGCCCACGCCGCGCCACGTGGTTTGCGCTCGCTACGATGAGCCTGGCCATGCTGCTTTGTTCCAAGATTTACATGATTGTCATTCTGCTGCCGTTGGCGGCGAAGGCCGGGAGAAAGTGTACGGATTTGCCAGCGGCCCTGCGACGGCGATGGTCGTTTGCCTGTTTGGCGATGCTGGCGATCGGCATTCTGCCCGCCGTTGCCTGGTGCCTGTTGGTGCTGTGGCTGGCGTCGTCCGACCATGCCCTCAGCTCGCGGGTATTCGACTCGCTCCGTCACAGCGGCGCGGTGCATCACGTGCCCAGCGCGATGCTGGCCAGTCCCGATTTTTATTGGCGACTGCTCGGCAATCTGTGGGGCGTCGGCCTGACGCCGGTTGGCGCGGCGCTGGCCGGATTGGGCCTGTGCAGCCGGTCGTCGCGTCGGCACTTGAGCTGGCTGGCGGCCATGGCCCTCTTGGTGGCGCTATTGCCCGGCAAGTTTTTCGAGCTGCATTATTACACACTGATCCTCGTGCCGGCATTATCCGTGCTGGCCGGCATCGGCTGGGAAGAGTTGGCCGGCTGGATTTCCGGGCGAGTGGCTCGTGGCACGAGTCACAAAGCATTCGTTGCGTCGGCCTGCATGCTGGCTGGGATTGCGTGTTCGTTGCGGTTGGCCATCGGCCCGGCATTCGTCACGCCGCGGGAAGACCGCGCCGTAACCGTTGCCGCGGCCGCGGTGCGAGAGCTATCGGCCGAGGGCGAGCCCGTGGCGACGCTGCATGGTGCGGGACCGGATCTACTCTACTACTGCAATCGGCCGGGCTGGGCCTTATCGGCCAACGATCGCCGCTTGGAGCAAACCGTCGACCGCTGCCGACGGCAGGGCGCCCGTTGGCTCGTCGTCGCCGACTTGGCCCCGATCGAAGCGAATCCGGCCCTGAAGGCCGTCCTGGGGACTCTTCCGATGGTTCGCAATGGAGACGACTACCGCGTATATCGGCTGGCAGCAAGTCCGCAACGCTTGGCGCAGCAGCGCCCCTAA
- a CDS encoding CehA/McbA family metallohydrolase, whose protein sequence is MKPPAALVPRGIAAILSGLAISLTPCAATEQVLAARMHHLRSGDEREWAEFPEEAEGKTWKVTFAGEPARAPYTLRLRQRDVKQNWRLRLNDHELGSLPTDENCMTTFWEIPSSALLPGQNQLSIEGNGQPSDDIEVGDLRLIDQSRAEALRAATLSVVVADAESGRPIPSRVTVVDEYGSLMSIGAESSKRLAVRPGVIYTADGEAEFGLPAGKYTVYAGRGFEYGVDAEQVVLAAGRRHAVRLAIRREVPMPGYVSCDTHVHTLTYSGHGDATLDERLVTLAGEGLELPIATDHNVQIDYRPALAATGLSGFLTPVVGNEVTTRVGHFNVFPLDTTGPVIDFRGANWPAVFDAIDPKKGRVVVLNHPRDLHGGFRPFAPARHVSLSGEELDGWDLQANAIELVNSGALQTDPWRLVHDWFGLLNAGRRMTPVGSSDSHDVARSIVGQARTYLRCRDDQPGKIDVAEAVESLLAGRVLVCFGLAADMEVNGRYGPGETVPAAKSAELSIRVRVLGPSWSNADEVVLFVNGREARREKLPETGQAGVKYESTWSIPRPHHDVQLVVVAIGPGVSKPYWPTAKPYQPGSPEWKPYTLGATGAVYIDADGSSEYTSPRDYAHELVGQAAGDVDRLAKLLADYDEATAIQAAALLRRRGELTDRALKQLMGASNRAVRAAVVRYLEALRAS, encoded by the coding sequence ATGAAACCACCTGCTGCTTTGGTCCCTCGCGGCATCGCCGCGATTCTTTCCGGTCTGGCGATCAGCCTGACCCCTTGCGCGGCCACCGAGCAGGTACTTGCCGCTCGGATGCACCATCTCCGTTCAGGCGACGAACGCGAATGGGCGGAGTTTCCAGAAGAGGCGGAGGGCAAGACCTGGAAAGTGACCTTTGCCGGCGAACCGGCCCGCGCACCGTACACGCTTCGCCTGCGGCAGCGGGACGTGAAGCAAAACTGGCGTTTGCGCCTGAACGACCACGAGCTCGGCTCGCTGCCTACCGACGAGAACTGCATGACGACGTTTTGGGAAATCCCTTCCTCGGCTCTGCTGCCCGGCCAGAATCAGCTTTCGATCGAAGGCAACGGGCAGCCCTCCGACGACATCGAAGTTGGCGACCTGCGGCTCATCGACCAGTCCCGCGCAGAGGCGCTGCGCGCCGCTACGCTAAGCGTCGTGGTTGCCGACGCCGAGAGCGGGCGGCCCATTCCGTCGCGAGTGACCGTCGTCGATGAATACGGCTCGCTGATGTCGATCGGTGCGGAGTCCAGCAAGCGTCTCGCTGTGCGGCCGGGAGTGATCTACACCGCCGATGGAGAGGCCGAATTTGGTTTGCCCGCCGGAAAATATACCGTTTATGCGGGACGCGGCTTCGAATACGGCGTGGACGCCGAGCAGGTCGTGCTTGCCGCGGGCCGGCGGCATGCCGTTCGGTTGGCCATCCGCCGCGAAGTGCCGATGCCGGGCTACGTAAGCTGCGACACGCACGTTCACACCTTGACCTACTCAGGGCACGGCGACGCGACTCTCGACGAACGCCTGGTGACGCTCGCCGGCGAAGGCCTCGAATTGCCGATCGCCACGGACCACAACGTGCAGATCGATTATCGGCCGGCGCTGGCGGCGACCGGCTTGAGCGGCTTCTTGACGCCGGTCGTTGGCAATGAGGTCACCACGCGAGTTGGCCACTTCAACGTCTTCCCGCTCGATACCACCGGTCCGGTGATTGATTTTCGCGGCGCCAACTGGCCGGCCGTCTTCGACGCGATCGACCCAAAAAAAGGTCGTGTGGTCGTGCTCAATCATCCACGCGATTTGCACGGCGGCTTTCGCCCCTTTGCCCCGGCGCGGCACGTTTCTCTGTCGGGCGAAGAACTCGACGGATGGGATTTGCAAGCCAACGCGATTGAACTTGTCAACTCAGGCGCGTTGCAAACCGACCCTTGGCGGTTGGTGCATGACTGGTTTGGGCTGCTGAACGCCGGCCGTCGCATGACGCCGGTCGGCTCCAGCGATTCGCACGACGTGGCCCGATCGATCGTCGGCCAGGCCCGCACCTATCTCCGTTGCCGCGATGACCAACCCGGCAAGATCGACGTCGCCGAGGCAGTCGAGAGCTTGCTTGCCGGACGGGTACTGGTGTGCTTCGGTCTGGCGGCGGACATGGAAGTAAACGGCCGGTATGGGCCTGGCGAAACCGTGCCGGCGGCGAAGTCCGCAGAGCTGAGCATTCGTGTCCGCGTGCTTGGCCCGTCGTGGAGCAATGCCGACGAAGTGGTGCTGTTTGTCAATGGCCGCGAAGCTCGCCGTGAAAAGCTGCCGGAAACCGGCCAAGCGGGCGTCAAGTACGAATCGACATGGTCAATTCCGAGACCGCACCACGACGTACAGCTTGTTGTTGTGGCCATCGGTCCGGGCGTTTCAAAGCCCTATTGGCCCACGGCGAAGCCGTACCAGCCCGGTTCGCCCGAATGGAAGCCCTACACGCTCGGCGCGACAGGAGCGGTCTATATCGACGCGGACGGCTCATCGGAATATACGAGCCCCCGCGACTATGCGCACGAACTCGTTGGGCAGGCCGCGGGCGACGTCGATCGCCTCGCCAAGCTCCTTGCGGACTACGACGAAGCGACCGCCATCCAGGCCGCGGCGCTGTTGCGCCGACGCGGAGAATTGACGGACCGTGCCCTGAAACAGCTTATGGGCGCGTCGAATCGTGCCGTTCGCGCGGCGGTGGTCAGATACCTGGAGGCGTTAAGAGCATCGTAA
- a CDS encoding DUF1501 domain-containing protein, whose protein sequence is MTEAFWGVATGVFMALQFDGSASLFYRTQRRELLRIGGLSLLGLTAAELSRLRAGAANHATLQRRRKNACVFLFLFGGPSHIDLWDMKTEAPLEIRGAFRPASTRVPGIQLCEHLPLLAGEMDKICLLRSMTHRMNVHGPACSEIFTGREYFGPPTTDQATREDWPSLSAMTTRYGGTRTGLPPAVVLPWYLQFPGQPKRIAGQTGGRMGEQHNAFLVEGDFARADFQIEGLQLTGDVPWPRIAGRRELLRTLRSSAASAADPSSTEAAFDLNRNAVYSLLETNTSEALDLTREPPAVRERYGPTTAGQSLLMARRLIEAGVSLVTVNWQDETKIDGVNTCWDTHQNNFPKLKNLLCPIFDRAFSAFVSDLDGRGLLETTLVVAVGEFGRTPKIGQFTQSSNTKSTGRDHWPHAFTALLAGGGVRGGQVYGETTRNGGYVADKPVTPADLSATLLHHLGIDFGVKYEDDFQRLRHRLSDGRVIQELFG, encoded by the coding sequence ATGACGGAGGCATTCTGGGGCGTCGCGACCGGTGTATTCATGGCCCTTCAGTTCGACGGCTCCGCCTCGCTTTTCTACCGTACCCAGCGGCGTGAGTTGCTGCGGATCGGCGGCTTGTCGCTGTTGGGGCTGACCGCCGCGGAGCTCAGCCGCCTTCGCGCTGGTGCGGCGAACCATGCGACGCTCCAACGCCGGCGGAAAAACGCCTGCGTGTTCCTCTTCCTCTTCGGCGGCCCAAGCCATATCGACCTCTGGGATATGAAGACTGAGGCGCCGCTGGAAATTCGCGGCGCGTTCAGGCCGGCGTCGACCCGTGTGCCGGGCATCCAGCTTTGTGAACATTTGCCATTGCTGGCGGGCGAGATGGATAAAATCTGCCTGCTGCGATCGATGACCCATCGCATGAACGTACACGGCCCGGCATGCAGCGAGATCTTCACCGGACGCGAATACTTCGGGCCTCCCACCACCGACCAGGCCACCCGCGAGGATTGGCCCTCGCTCAGCGCCATGACGACGCGCTACGGCGGCACTCGGACCGGCCTGCCGCCCGCCGTCGTATTGCCGTGGTACTTGCAGTTTCCGGGGCAGCCGAAGCGAATTGCCGGCCAGACCGGCGGCCGCATGGGGGAGCAACACAACGCGTTTCTCGTCGAAGGCGACTTTGCTCGCGCGGACTTTCAGATCGAGGGCCTGCAGTTGACTGGCGACGTGCCCTGGCCGCGCATCGCCGGCCGGCGCGAGCTGCTGCGCACTCTGAGATCGTCTGCGGCGTCGGCGGCCGACCCAAGTTCGACGGAAGCCGCGTTCGACCTGAACCGAAACGCCGTTTACTCGCTGCTGGAAACCAACACCAGCGAGGCGCTCGATCTGACGCGCGAGCCGCCCGCCGTGCGCGAGCGATACGGTCCGACGACCGCGGGGCAGAGCCTGCTCATGGCCCGGCGATTGATCGAAGCCGGTGTCTCCTTGGTGACCGTCAATTGGCAGGACGAGACGAAGATCGACGGCGTCAATACTTGCTGGGACACGCATCAAAACAACTTTCCAAAATTGAAGAACCTGCTGTGCCCGATCTTCGATCGCGCCTTTTCGGCCTTTGTTTCCGATTTGGACGGCCGGGGCCTGCTGGAGACGACCTTGGTGGTGGCGGTGGGCGAATTCGGCCGTACGCCGAAGATCGGGCAATTCACTCAAAGCAGCAACACGAAATCGACCGGCCGCGACCATTGGCCCCACGCCTTCACCGCCTTGTTGGCGGGAGGTGGAGTGCGCGGAGGGCAAGTCTACGGTGAGACCACGCGCAACGGCGGCTATGTGGCCGACAAGCCCGTGACTCCGGCCGATCTCAGCGCCACCCTCCTGCATCACCTGGGGATCGACTTCGGCGTCAAGTATGAAGATGACTTCCAGCGTCTGCGACACCGGCTCAGCGACGGTCGCGTGATACAGGAACTGTTCGGCTAG
- a CDS encoding FHA domain-containing protein, producing the protein MMLTTLSPPQGLLGRSSDTLKLRMIDDGGAGRIVDVEFAKCTFGTDPRCTVRLDRQGIEPWHCLILRGARRTVVRRLAAQTRLNGREFDDAVLRPGDVLQMGPLSFEVLPSRPPAERSGLPSGSTAQAAHRQRAAEEAIGRLQAELQRTISDHEAERSDWQRRQREAETRQAETTAELARLGGQLADVRRLLEAERQLGGREMAQAHEQNARLVAELAGVERCLAEERQQFAAARLAEREVAEAELAEARDEVVRLRANLANVQGLLDEKQAAWQKREQTLQARTVELAADSVLYAETAGALARSQADLEELQQVLAGERAAWQDREQSFEAHVVELAADSVLYAETAQALSRSQVELARQDTILAGERSAWQAREELLHGRVIELEAETAKNVETAEALSRTQAELATTQKLLADEQTAGQTREQTLQACLVELEAETTRHAKTAEVLSQVQAELANIQKLLTDERSAWQAQQESLQGRIVELEAETAKHAETAEALSRTQAELANTEKLLTDERSAWQARQESLQGRVVELEAETAQHAETAEALSRAQAELASTQQLLANEQSAGQARQESLQGRVVELEAETAQHAETAEALSQAQAELANTQTLLADERSARQAREELLQGRVVELEAEAAKSAETAEALSRAQAELASTQQLLANERSAAQARQESLQGRVVELEAQTAKNVETAEALSQAQAELANTQTLLADERYAWQARQESLQSRVVELEAERAQHAETAEALSQAQAELANTQTLLADERSASQARQESLQARMAELEAATAQDAETTEALLRTQAELANTQKLLADEQAAGQTREQSLQLRLVELEAETARHAEALSRTQTKLADAQHHIGSERGAWHDRAQSLQARLIELEQEAATAQRAVEEERAAVRRDQLQLVELTNELQAAQSRFEEERRQWDEFRQRQPQEPDTQAEAPAETAEREVNNPPASPLGEIVESFLAPADTAAAPSQPDAAEVAFEAPSPDASVSTADLLSRFGLSSDTDEQDDRERNAPSPPEAGGESSDAQNACEARPRTAGHEDEEDSIDAYMAQLMARLGKPGYAAVPEDAPRPRPAVEESLADTVAETAVEPEAEALPPVKLRDPSEMVRRAPAPELSADLSAMREIANLNARSALDKHQQRMVYWSLMGKAMVALMGLVAAAVEGWFALEGDERAPYFAALSLSVTVVWTWQWARMKKKNATSSTG; encoded by the coding sequence ATGATGCTCACAACGCTCTCGCCACCGCAGGGACTGCTCGGTCGCTCCTCAGATACGCTCAAGTTGCGCATGATCGACGACGGGGGGGCCGGTCGAATCGTCGATGTCGAATTCGCGAAGTGTACGTTCGGCACCGATCCGCGCTGCACGGTCCGGCTCGACCGCCAGGGAATCGAGCCCTGGCACTGCCTTATTCTGCGCGGCGCTCGCCGAACTGTGGTGCGACGCTTGGCAGCCCAGACACGTCTGAACGGCCGCGAATTCGACGATGCGGTTCTGCGGCCTGGCGATGTTTTGCAGATGGGTCCATTGTCCTTCGAAGTGTTGCCATCGAGGCCACCGGCCGAGCGAAGCGGTTTGCCGAGTGGCAGCACCGCCCAGGCCGCCCATCGCCAAAGGGCCGCAGAGGAGGCGATCGGCCGTCTGCAAGCGGAATTGCAGCGCACGATCTCGGACCACGAGGCGGAGCGGTCAGACTGGCAGCGCCGACAGCGGGAAGCCGAGACCCGCCAGGCGGAAACGACGGCCGAGCTAGCCCGTCTCGGAGGCCAACTGGCCGACGTGCGGCGGCTTCTGGAGGCGGAGCGGCAACTAGGTGGCCGAGAGATGGCCCAGGCCCACGAGCAGAATGCCCGGCTGGTGGCCGAATTGGCCGGCGTTGAGCGATGCCTCGCCGAAGAGCGCCAGCAATTCGCCGCAGCGAGGCTGGCTGAACGAGAGGTGGCGGAAGCGGAGCTGGCCGAGGCGCGTGATGAGGTTGTCCGGCTGCGCGCAAATCTGGCCAACGTGCAGGGTCTTCTCGACGAGAAGCAAGCTGCCTGGCAAAAGCGCGAGCAAACCTTGCAAGCACGGACCGTCGAGCTGGCCGCCGACTCGGTGCTGTACGCGGAGACGGCGGGTGCCTTGGCACGATCGCAGGCCGACTTGGAAGAGCTACAACAGGTCTTGGCCGGAGAACGGGCGGCCTGGCAAGACCGCGAGCAATCTTTCGAAGCGCACGTGGTGGAACTGGCGGCAGACTCGGTCCTGTATGCCGAGACGGCGCAAGCCTTATCCCGCTCGCAGGTTGAGTTGGCGCGTCAAGACACGATCTTGGCCGGCGAGCGGTCTGCGTGGCAGGCCCGTGAGGAATTGCTGCATGGCCGCGTCATTGAGTTGGAAGCCGAAACGGCCAAAAACGTGGAGACGGCCGAGGCGCTCTCGCGAACACAAGCCGAGCTCGCGACTACGCAAAAGCTACTGGCCGACGAGCAGACCGCTGGGCAGACGCGTGAACAAACGCTGCAAGCCTGCCTCGTCGAACTGGAAGCTGAGACTACCAGGCATGCGAAGACGGCGGAGGTCCTGTCGCAAGTGCAAGCCGAACTGGCGAATATCCAAAAACTACTGACCGACGAGCGTTCCGCGTGGCAGGCCCAACAGGAATCGCTGCAAGGCCGCATAGTCGAGTTGGAAGCCGAAACGGCCAAACACGCGGAGACCGCCGAGGCGCTGTCGCGAACGCAAGCCGAGTTAGCAAACACGGAGAAGCTACTGACCGACGAGCGTTCCGCGTGGCAGGCCCGACAGGAGTCGCTGCAAGGCCGTGTCGTTGAGTTGGAAGCCGAAACGGCCCAACACGCGGAGACCGCCGAGGCACTGTCGCGCGCGCAAGCCGAGCTGGCGAGCACGCAACAGCTTCTGGCCAACGAGCAGTCTGCCGGGCAGGCCCGCCAGGAGTCGCTGCAAGGCCGCGTCGTTGAGTTGGAAGCCGAAACGGCCCAACATGCGGAGACCGCCGAGGCACTGTCGCAAGCGCAAGCCGAACTGGCGAACACCCAAACGCTTCTGGCGGATGAGCGTTCCGCGAGGCAGGCCCGCGAGGAGTTGCTGCAAGGCCGCGTCGTCGAGTTGGAAGCCGAAGCCGCCAAAAGCGCGGAGACGGCCGAGGCGCTATCGCGCGCGCAAGCCGAGCTGGCGAGCACGCAACAGCTTCTGGCCAACGAGCGGTCTGCCGCGCAGGCCCGCCAGGAGTCGCTGCAAGGCCGTGTCGTTGAGTTGGAAGCCCAAACGGCCAAAAACGTAGAGACCGCCGAGGCACTGTCGCAAGCGCAAGCCGAACTGGCGAACACCCAAACGCTTCTGGCCGATGAGCGTTACGCGTGGCAGGCCCGCCAGGAGTCGCTGCAAAGCCGTGTCGTTGAGCTGGAAGCCGAAAGGGCCCAGCACGCGGAGACCGCCGAGGCGCTATCGCAAGCGCAAGCCGAACTGGCGAACACTCAAACGCTTCTGGCCGACGAGCGTTCCGCGTCGCAGGCCCGACAGGAATCGCTACAAGCCCGTATGGCCGAGCTGGAAGCCGCAACAGCCCAAGACGCGGAGACGACCGAGGCGCTGTTGCGAACGCAAGCCGAACTGGCAAACACGCAAAAGCTTCTGGCCGACGAGCAGGCCGCCGGACAGACCCGCGAGCAGTCGCTTCAACTGCGTCTCGTCGAGCTTGAAGCTGAGACCGCCAGGCACGCCGAAGCTCTGTCACGCACCCAAACGAAGCTGGCCGATGCTCAACATCATATCGGGAGCGAGCGCGGTGCTTGGCACGACCGAGCACAATCGCTGCAGGCCCGTCTCATCGAACTGGAACAAGAGGCGGCTACGGCACAGCGCGCCGTCGAGGAAGAGCGAGCGGCGGTCCGGAGAGATCAGTTGCAGTTGGTGGAACTGACCAATGAGCTGCAGGCGGCCCAAAGCCGGTTCGAGGAAGAGCGCCGGCAATGGGACGAGTTTCGGCAGCGGCAACCGCAAGAACCCGACACGCAAGCGGAAGCGCCGGCGGAGACGGCGGAACGCGAGGTGAATAATCCGCCGGCTTCGCCCTTGGGCGAGATCGTCGAGAGCTTCTTGGCGCCGGCGGATACGGCTGCGGCGCCCAGCCAGCCCGACGCGGCTGAAGTCGCCTTCGAAGCCCCCTCGCCGGACGCTTCTGTGAGCACGGCCGATCTTCTCAGCCGCTTCGGCCTGTCGTCGGACACGGACGAGCAAGACGACCGCGAGCGAAATGCGCCCTCACCGCCCGAGGCGGGGGGAGAAAGCTCCGACGCGCAAAACGCTTGCGAGGCCCGGCCGAGGACCGCGGGCCACGAGGACGAAGAGGATTCGATCGACGCCTATATGGCCCAACTCATGGCGCGCTTGGGCAAGCCGGGCTACGCGGCAGTCCCGGAGGATGCGCCCCGACCGCGTCCGGCCGTCGAAGAGTCGCTGGCGGACACGGTGGCCGAGACCGCGGTGGAACCGGAGGCCGAAGCTTTGCCGCCCGTAAAGCTGCGCGATCCGAGCGAGATGGTGCGCCGCGCCCCTGCGCCGGAGCTGTCGGCCGATCTGTCGGCCATGCGCGAAATCGCCAACCTCAATGCGCGCTCCGCGCTCGACAAACACCAGCAGCGGATGGTGTACTGGTCGCTGATGGGCAAGGCGATGGTCGCCCTGATGGGTTTGGTGGCGGCCGCGGTGGAAGGTTGGTTCGCGCTGGAAGGTGACGAGAGGGCCCCCTATTTTGCGGCGCTCAGTCTCTCGGTGACGGTCGTCTGGACTTGGCAGTGGGCCCGAATGAAGAAGAAGAATGCGACAAGTTCTACCGGGTAA
- a CDS encoding TraR/DksA family transcriptional regulator, with protein sequence MARKDAIHKMREILVVRRDALRKALAGDLSLLKELREQSAGDVVDFALDSAQHEINSQLAEVESRELASIENALERMRTGHFGVCEQCSVRIPMARLNALPYATLCIECQRDAERQGTVGGSEADWGRLMDSSGDVELSINDIEIDVS encoded by the coding sequence ATGGCACGCAAAGATGCGATTCACAAGATGCGCGAGATTTTGGTGGTCCGGCGCGACGCACTGCGCAAGGCCCTCGCGGGAGATTTGAGCCTGTTGAAAGAGCTGCGCGAGCAAAGCGCCGGCGACGTGGTCGATTTCGCCCTCGATTCAGCCCAACACGAAATCAATTCGCAGTTGGCGGAGGTCGAAAGCCGGGAGTTGGCCAGCATCGAGAACGCCCTGGAGCGCATGCGCACCGGGCATTTTGGCGTTTGCGAGCAGTGCTCCGTCAGGATTCCCATGGCCCGACTGAATGCCCTGCCCTATGCCACGCTGTGCATCGAATGCCAGCGCGACGCCGAGCGGCAGGGCACGGTGGGCGGGTCGGAAGCCGACTGGGGCCGGCTGATGGACAGTTCGGGCGACGTGGAATTGTCGATCAACGACATTGAAATTGACGTTTCTTGA
- a CDS encoding trypsin-like peptidase domain-containing protein: MISRRNLLAVVLFTCGLSAGAVLVYAVGRGPDEDPLSLEQRAELFQSLNRQVDSLEAQFNVVKSVVKLVSPTVVHIKAEKPDQSTRRTQRELIEEAGSGVIIEYKGRTLVLTNRHVIKNAPLDKIQIGLSDGRELHPLKVWSDVGTDVALMAVSATALIPARLGDSSMVEIGDFVLAVGSPFGLSHSVTYGIISAKGRRDLELGDDVELQDFMQTDAAINPGNSGGPLINLRGEVIGINTAIASNSGGNEGIGFSIPIDGVMHIVRQFVERGRVVRAFLGVKLDQRFTSTVAAKMGLARRQGAHVTVVTPGGPAEAARLQRGDVILRFNGVRIENDTHLIYVVSLTDVGKEVPVEVYRNGQLMHVTVKVGNKSDFPR; this comes from the coding sequence ATGATCAGCCGACGTAATTTGCTCGCGGTGGTTTTGTTTACATGCGGACTCTCCGCGGGCGCGGTCCTGGTGTATGCCGTGGGCCGCGGCCCGGATGAGGATCCGCTGTCGCTGGAACAACGCGCCGAGCTTTTTCAGTCGCTCAACCGGCAAGTCGACTCGCTGGAAGCGCAGTTCAACGTGGTCAAAAGCGTGGTCAAGCTGGTCAGCCCCACGGTCGTGCATATCAAGGCCGAAAAGCCCGACCAATCGACGCGACGCACGCAGCGCGAGTTGATCGAAGAGGCCGGTTCGGGCGTGATCATCGAATACAAAGGCCGCACGCTCGTGCTGACCAACCGGCACGTCATCAAGAACGCCCCGCTCGACAAAATCCAGATCGGCCTGTCCGACGGCCGCGAGTTGCACCCGCTCAAGGTATGGAGCGATGTCGGTACCGACGTGGCCCTGATGGCGGTCTCGGCCACCGCCTTGATTCCTGCCCGGCTGGGCGATTCGTCGATGGTGGAAATCGGCGACTTCGTGCTGGCCGTGGGTAGCCCGTTCGGTCTCAGCCATTCGGTCACCTACGGCATCATCAGCGCCAAGGGCCGGCGCGATCTGGAACTGGGCGACGACGTGGAATTGCAGGACTTCATGCAGACCGACGCCGCCATCAACCCCGGAAACAGCGGCGGCCCGCTGATCAATCTGCGGGGCGAGGTGATCGGCATCAACACGGCCATCGCCAGCAATTCGGGCGGCAACGAGGGGATCGGCTTCAGCATTCCGATCGACGGAGTGATGCACATTGTGCGTCAGTTTGTGGAGCGCGGGCGGGTGGTGCGGGCGTTTCTGGGCGTGAAGCTCGACCAGCGTTTCACCAGCACGGTGGCGGCCAAGATGGGGCTGGCCCGCCGTCAGGGCGCTCACGTGACGGTGGTCACGCCCGGCGGCCCGGCCGAGGCGGCCCGGCTGCAACGCGGCGACGTGATTTTGCGGTTCAACGGCGTCCGCATCGAGAACGACACGCACCTGATCTACGTCGTCAGCCTGACCGACGTGGGCAAGGAGGTGCCGGTCGAGGTCTATCGCAACGGGCAGTTGATGCACGTGACCGTGAAGGTCGGCAACAAGAGCGACTTCCCGCGCTGA